From Cecembia calidifontis, one genomic window encodes:
- a CDS encoding DUF983 domain-containing protein, whose product MKNKSLGAAMLQGKCPRCREGSIFPTGIFSYRKLTEVNHKCPNCNAVLTPEPDFFYGAMYISYAFSVALMVTVFTAINVLVDHAPLSTYLITIIISNALLLPLMLRYSKVLYLYWLGKLKYDPEKVKSSQNGIR is encoded by the coding sequence ATGAAGAACAAAAGTTTAGGGGCAGCTATGCTCCAAGGTAAGTGTCCACGGTGCCGAGAAGGAAGCATATTCCCTACAGGGATATTTAGCTACAGGAAACTGACAGAAGTAAACCATAAATGTCCCAATTGCAATGCTGTGCTGACCCCGGAACCTGATTTTTTTTATGGAGCGATGTACATTTCTTACGCGTTTTCAGTTGCCTTGATGGTTACAGTTTTTACTGCAATCAATGTTTTGGTAGATCACGCGCCATTATCGACCTATTTGATTACTATCATCATCAGTAATGCCTTGCTTTTGCCTCTTATGTTGAGGTATTCGAAAGTATTATACCTTTACTGGCTTGGGAAACTGAAATATGATCCCGAAAAGGTAAAGTCTAGTCAAAATGGAATCAGGTAG
- a CDS encoding DoxX family protein → MKKNLLKLVLAVFFIVAGINHFINPQFYYPLIPDYLPFHGFINYSSGILEIILGAGLIFTKTSAWGIIILLVLFIPSHVYFVQIGSCVDGGLCVPEWVAWVRLVIIHPILILWAWLFTK, encoded by the coding sequence ATGAAAAAAAATCTATTGAAATTGGTTTTAGCGGTATTCTTTATAGTGGCAGGGATAAATCACTTTATCAATCCACAGTTCTATTATCCCTTGATTCCTGATTACCTTCCTTTCCATGGTTTCATCAATTATTCTTCTGGCATTTTGGAAATAATCTTGGGTGCTGGGCTCATATTTACAAAAACCTCAGCCTGGGGAATTATTATTTTGTTGGTTTTATTCATTCCCTCTCATGTATATTTCGTACAAATTGGGAGTTGCGTGGATGGGGGACTCTGTGTACCGGAATGGGTGGCCTGGGTCCGGTTAGTGATTATCCACCCAATTCTCATATTGTGGGCATGGTTGTTTACAAAATAA
- the corA gene encoding magnesium/cobalt transporter CorA, giving the protein MTDLSPINDNPISLELICFGEGHFEKHHITDLSQIPPFLEQEHKFWLNVTSLNNLDLLNEIKVIFDIHSMALEDILNTQERPKVEVFDHFILIVVKMLYTRTEIVDLETEQISIVIGKNYVISFQENKYDVFDGIRSRLENPSGKIRKHGTDYFAYTLLDAIVDEYYAILEKITDQIEVLEEKIINEDKKIRLGEIYTQRKSIQLLKKVIWPTRELLSTLKKTESFLIKRRTLPFINDIYEQSVQIMDNLEMQRESITTLVEIFMTNISLRQNDVMKTLTIIATIFIPLTFLAGVYGMNFEYMPELKWKYGYWFTWIIFLGISIIMVFYFKRKRWF; this is encoded by the coding sequence ATGACGGATTTATCTCCAATAAATGATAACCCTATTAGTTTAGAATTGATCTGCTTCGGCGAGGGTCATTTTGAAAAACACCACATTACCGATTTAAGCCAAATCCCCCCATTTTTGGAACAGGAACATAAGTTTTGGCTCAACGTCACCTCTCTGAACAACTTAGATCTTCTGAATGAGATCAAAGTTATTTTTGATATTCACAGCATGGCATTGGAAGATATCCTCAACACCCAAGAAAGGCCAAAAGTGGAGGTTTTCGATCATTTTATACTTATTGTGGTCAAAATGCTATACACCAGAACAGAAATTGTTGATCTGGAGACTGAACAAATCAGTATAGTTATTGGAAAAAACTATGTGATCTCCTTTCAGGAAAACAAGTATGATGTTTTTGACGGCATTAGATCCAGACTGGAGAATCCATCCGGAAAAATCCGAAAGCATGGAACAGATTACTTTGCCTATACGCTTCTGGATGCAATTGTAGATGAATACTACGCCATTTTGGAGAAAATTACCGATCAAATTGAGGTCCTTGAAGAAAAAATCATCAATGAAGACAAAAAAATAAGACTTGGGGAAATTTACACCCAAAGGAAATCCATCCAGCTTCTCAAAAAAGTAATTTGGCCCACAAGAGAATTGCTTTCTACCCTCAAAAAGACTGAATCCTTTCTTATCAAAAGGAGAACCCTGCCTTTCATCAATGACATATATGAGCAATCTGTTCAAATCATGGATAACCTGGAGATGCAAAGAGAGTCTATCACTACACTTGTCGAAATCTTCATGACTAACATATCCCTGAGACAAAATGATGTGATGAAGACACTAACCATTATTGCTACGATTTTTATACCCTTAACTTTTTTGGCGGGGGTCTATGGGATGAATTTTGAATACATGCCGGAATTGAAATGGAAATATGGCTATTGGTTTACTTGGATCATATTTCTTGGTATTTCGATCATAATGGTCTTTTACTTTAAGAGGAAAAGGTGGTTCTAA
- a CDS encoding co-chaperone GroES translates to MSKVNIQPLADRVLVEPAAAEEKTASGLYIPDTAKEKPQRGTVVAVGTGKKDEPLTVKVGDTVLYGKYAGTELSVDGHDYLIMRESDIFAIL, encoded by the coding sequence ATGTCAAAAGTTAACATCCAACCTCTTGCGGACAGAGTTCTGGTAGAACCTGCTGCAGCTGAAGAGAAAACTGCCTCCGGACTTTACATCCCGGATACTGCAAAAGAAAAGCCTCAAAGAGGAACTGTAGTAGCAGTAGGAACTGGCAAAAAAGATGAACCATTGACTGTAAAAGTAGGTGACACTGTACTTTATGGCAAATATGCCGGTACAGAACTTTCTGTAGATGGTCATGACTACTTGATCATGAGAGAGTCTGACATCTTCGCAATTCTCTAA
- a CDS encoding response regulator — MAIYQSIILVDDDPVNNLINKRLISKLHIADQVEEFLEAENALDRIKDFSKDSKILILLDINMPVMNGWDFLNFYMEKFQDRNDKIVVLSSSIDFQDRQKALSYNIVEAFLEKPLTIEKMKSIL, encoded by the coding sequence ATGGCTATTTATCAGTCCATTATTCTTGTAGATGATGACCCTGTCAATAACTTAATCAACAAGAGGTTGATAAGCAAATTGCATATAGCCGATCAAGTAGAAGAATTTTTGGAAGCAGAGAATGCCTTGGACCGCATCAAAGATTTCAGCAAAGACAGCAAAATATTAATCTTATTGGATATCAATATGCCTGTAATGAACGGTTGGGATTTTTTGAATTTTTATATGGAAAAATTTCAGGATCGTAATGATAAGATTGTAGTACTCTCAAGCTCAATCGATTTTCAGGACAGACAAAAGGCGCTCTCATACAATATCGTGGAAGCATTTTTGGAAAAACCCCTCACCATTGAGAAAATGAAAAGCATTCTATGA
- the secG gene encoding preprotein translocase subunit SecG produces MFTLLISIIIVLAVLLVLVILAQDSKGGVGAAFGGSASQIMGVTKTGNILEKSTWILSIAILVLSLTSAAFYSKDNSGDFTSPNIENAKKQIINPTFGDVESLLPSSSEDTAQEEGENNPENE; encoded by the coding sequence ATGTTTACCTTACTCATCAGTATCATTATCGTATTGGCTGTTCTGTTGGTCTTGGTTATCCTGGCTCAGGATTCCAAAGGAGGCGTTGGTGCAGCATTTGGGGGCAGTGCGTCCCAAATAATGGGTGTTACCAAAACAGGAAATATCCTTGAAAAATCTACTTGGATTCTATCCATCGCTATTTTGGTTTTGTCCCTGACTTCCGCTGCATTCTACAGCAAAGATAACAGCGGTGATTTCACTTCCCCAAACATTGAAAATGCCAAAAAGCAGATTATCAATCCTACATTTGGAGACGTTGAAAGCCTCCTTCCTTCCAGCAGTGAGGATACCGCTCAGGAAGAGGGAGAAAACAATCCTGAAAACGAATAA
- a CDS encoding DUF2237 family protein, with amino-acid sequence MAKNVFGENLIPCSTAPMTGFYRNGCCETGPDDLGTHTVCAVMTDEFLEFSLSRGNDLITPRPEYAFPGLKPGDKWCLCASRWMEAYQAGVAPLVVLEATHEKTLDYLPLGELVKFAAKK; translated from the coding sequence ATGGCAAAAAATGTGTTTGGAGAAAATTTGATTCCCTGTAGCACAGCTCCCATGACTGGTTTCTACAGAAATGGTTGTTGTGAAACAGGTCCGGATGATTTAGGGACTCATACGGTATGTGCAGTGATGACGGATGAATTTTTGGAATTCAGTCTCAGTAGGGGAAATGATCTGATTACCCCAAGGCCAGAGTATGCATTTCCAGGCCTTAAGCCAGGGGATAAGTGGTGTCTATGCGCCAGTAGATGGATGGAAGCTTATCAGGCCGGTGTGGCTCCTTTGGTAGTATTGGAAGCAACTCATGAAAAAACTTTGGATTACCTGCCCTTAGGTGAATTGGTGAAGTTTGCTGCGAAGAAATAA
- the proB gene encoding glutamate 5-kinase produces MPLQTCVIKIGSNVITQESGMPDFLRIKSLCVQVASLKNKGIRVILVTSGAVAFGRKNLKLPEKTNPVLKKQIWAANGQIALINTYQNLFADLGFAIAQILVTKEDFRDRKHYLNMKNCIEGLLSQGIIPVINENDTVAITELMFTDNDELASLTAAMINADTLILLTNVDGIYTGPPDHPDSELIHHVDSKSLDLSQYIQAGKSSFGRGGMLTKLNMAKKSANLGIRVFIANGKKEGVLDDILDGNAICTHFEPSPVKHSPKKWLAHGEQYYKGEIKINEGAKKALFSQKISSLLPVGVISFSGDFEKGDILRIIDEAGNRIGLGRAEYGIKSLTEKIGLKNQKPIIHYDYLYLFTHD; encoded by the coding sequence ATTCCTTTGCAAACCTGCGTCATAAAAATCGGATCCAATGTGATCACTCAAGAGTCTGGAATGCCTGATTTTTTAAGGATAAAGTCGCTTTGCGTGCAGGTTGCCTCATTAAAAAATAAAGGAATAAGGGTAATTTTGGTCACATCAGGAGCAGTTGCCTTTGGAAGAAAAAACTTAAAATTACCGGAAAAGACCAATCCAGTACTCAAAAAGCAAATTTGGGCAGCCAATGGGCAAATTGCCCTGATTAACACCTATCAAAACCTGTTTGCTGATTTAGGCTTTGCCATTGCCCAGATTTTAGTCACTAAAGAGGATTTCAGGGACAGAAAGCATTACCTCAACATGAAAAATTGTATAGAGGGATTGCTTTCTCAGGGAATAATTCCTGTAATCAATGAAAATGATACAGTGGCTATCACAGAATTGATGTTTACTGACAATGATGAATTGGCCAGCCTTACTGCTGCCATGATCAATGCAGATACCCTCATTTTGTTGACCAATGTAGACGGCATCTACACAGGACCTCCGGATCATCCTGATTCGGAACTTATTCATCATGTTGACTCAAAATCACTGGATTTATCCCAATATATTCAGGCAGGAAAATCTTCTTTTGGAAGAGGGGGTATGTTAACCAAATTGAATATGGCAAAAAAATCTGCCAACTTAGGGATTCGGGTATTTATTGCCAATGGTAAAAAAGAAGGGGTTTTAGATGACATCCTGGATGGAAATGCCATTTGTACCCACTTTGAACCTTCTCCTGTCAAGCATAGCCCAAAAAAATGGTTGGCCCATGGGGAACAATACTATAAAGGGGAAATCAAGATCAACGAAGGAGCAAAAAAAGCATTGTTTTCCCAAAAGATCAGCAGCCTTCTCCCCGTGGGAGTCATTTCATTTTCGGGCGATTTTGAAAAAGGTGATATTCTAAGGATTATAGATGAGGCCGGTAACCGCATCGGCCTTGGAAGAGCAGAATATGGCATCAAATCATTGACAGAAAAAATCGGCTTAAAAAACCAGAAACCTATTATCCATTACGATTACCTTTATCTTTTTACCCATGATTGA
- a CDS encoding alkaline phosphatase, with the protein MKRRDFFKNGLLTTLGLGAFGSYPALATHQKNIGVAKNIIFLVSDGMSSGTMNMADILMRHKYGKPSTWINLYETNMVKRALMDTASANSFITDSAAAGSAWGGGMRVRNGALNIGPKGERPVPILQKFKSMGKAVGCVTSVQITHATPASFCVNNGSRNAMPEIAEDYLKLRFDVMLGGGANYFSPEKRADQRDLFEAYRQTGFDLVRNSEELKKTKGDKPIMGIFAEEGLPYAIDRINDANLRQTVPSLAEMTQKAIELLSKNPNGFVMQVEGGKVDWAAHGNDAPALLYDQLDFDESVKVAMDFAQNNKDTLVIITTDHGNSNPGLFYGNQANKNFERLYETKASNEWILNQINPDFSAEKVREIFMEYQQIPLKKEEAEVILESYKVGADGLYNPANLPFHQLARMQSVYTSVQWAGTNHSADHVELAMFGPGSEKLTGFVRNFELHNFMLEACGAERGLFV; encoded by the coding sequence ATGAAAAGACGGGATTTCTTTAAAAATGGGTTATTGACAACCTTAGGATTGGGAGCATTTGGCTCATATCCAGCATTGGCTACTCATCAAAAAAATATCGGTGTTGCCAAAAATATCATCTTTTTGGTCAGTGACGGAATGAGTTCAGGGACAATGAATATGGCTGATATCCTCATGCGGCACAAATATGGGAAACCCTCTACATGGATCAATCTCTATGAAACCAATATGGTAAAAAGGGCACTGATGGATACTGCTTCCGCCAATTCATTCATTACTGATTCGGCAGCAGCAGGATCTGCCTGGGGTGGAGGCATGAGGGTTAGAAATGGCGCGCTCAATATTGGACCCAAGGGAGAACGTCCTGTCCCGATATTGCAAAAATTCAAGTCCATGGGCAAAGCAGTCGGATGCGTGACGAGTGTTCAGATCACACATGCTACTCCCGCTTCCTTTTGTGTTAATAATGGCAGTAGAAATGCCATGCCTGAGATTGCGGAAGACTATTTGAAGTTGAGATTTGACGTCATGCTAGGTGGAGGTGCCAATTATTTCAGCCCTGAAAAAAGAGCAGACCAAAGGGATCTTTTTGAAGCTTATAGACAAACGGGGTTTGATTTGGTTAGGAATTCAGAAGAATTAAAGAAAACTAAAGGCGACAAACCCATCATGGGAATTTTTGCCGAGGAAGGTCTACCCTATGCCATCGACCGGATCAATGATGCCAATTTAAGGCAAACCGTTCCCTCTTTGGCGGAAATGACCCAAAAGGCAATAGAGCTATTGAGCAAAAACCCTAATGGGTTTGTCATGCAGGTAGAAGGAGGCAAAGTGGACTGGGCTGCACATGGGAATGATGCCCCCGCCCTACTCTATGACCAGTTGGATTTCGACGAGTCTGTCAAAGTGGCCATGGATTTTGCCCAAAATAATAAAGACACCCTGGTCATAATTACTACTGACCATGGTAATTCCAACCCTGGTCTCTTTTACGGAAATCAGGCAAATAAAAATTTTGAGCGCCTCTATGAAACCAAAGCTTCCAATGAATGGATTTTAAACCAGATCAATCCTGATTTTAGTGCAGAAAAAGTCAGGGAGATTTTTATGGAATACCAACAAATACCCCTAAAAAAAGAAGAAGCTGAAGTTATTTTGGAATCTTACAAAGTAGGAGCTGATGGACTTTATAACCCTGCCAATCTTCCGTTTCATCAATTGGCAAGAATGCAGTCAGTTTATACCTCTGTACAATGGGCAGGAACCAACCATTCTGCTGACCATGTAGAATTGGCCATGTTTGGACCTGGAAGTGAAAAATTGACCGGTTTTGTCCGCAATTTTGAATTGCATAATTTCATGTTGGAGGCTTGTGGAGCTGAGAGGGGGCTTTTTGTCTAA
- the groL gene encoding chaperonin GroEL (60 kDa chaperone family; promotes refolding of misfolded polypeptides especially under stressful conditions; forms two stacked rings of heptamers to form a barrel-shaped 14mer; ends can be capped by GroES; misfolded proteins enter the barrel where they are refolded when GroES binds), whose protein sequence is MAKELFFDTNARDRLKKGVDALADAVKVTLGPKGRNVIIDKKFGAPTITKDGVSVAKEIELAEPIENMGAQLVKEVASKTADNAGDGTTTATVLTQAIFNAGIKNVAAGANPMDLKRGIDKAVAAVVAQLKANSKAISTSKEIQQVATVSANNDEEIGKMIADAMDKVGKDGVITVEEAKGTETEVRTVEGMQFDRGYLSPYFVTNTEKMEAELDRPYILIYDKKISSMKELLPILEPVAQSGKPLLIIAEDVDGEALATLVVNKIRGALKVAAVKAPGFGDRRKAMLEDIAILTGGTVISEERGYKLENATVDYLGTAEKVNIDKDNTTIVNGAGESSHIQARIAEIKSQIEKTTSDYDREKLQERLAKLSGGVAILYIGAATEVEMKEKKDRVDDALHATRAAVQEGVVVGGGVALVRASSALDNLKGDNDDQDTGINIVRQAIEAPLRTIVENAGGEGSVVVNKIKENKGNFGYNARTDVYEDLFEAGVIDPTKVTRLALENAASIAALLLTTECVVADVKEDTPAMPPMGGGGMGGMM, encoded by the coding sequence ATGGCTAAAGAATTATTTTTCGATACCAACGCAAGAGACAGATTGAAAAAAGGTGTGGATGCTCTTGCTGACGCAGTTAAAGTTACCTTGGGTCCAAAAGGTAGAAACGTAATCATTGACAAAAAATTTGGTGCTCCTACCATTACCAAAGATGGTGTTTCCGTAGCAAAAGAAATCGAATTGGCTGAGCCAATTGAAAATATGGGCGCCCAGTTGGTAAAAGAAGTAGCTTCCAAAACAGCTGACAATGCAGGTGACGGTACTACCACTGCTACTGTTTTGACTCAGGCCATCTTCAATGCAGGCATCAAAAACGTAGCTGCTGGTGCAAACCCAATGGATCTAAAGAGAGGTATTGACAAGGCGGTTGCGGCAGTGGTAGCCCAGTTGAAAGCCAATTCCAAAGCCATCTCGACCTCCAAAGAAATCCAGCAAGTGGCTACTGTTTCTGCCAACAACGACGAAGAGATCGGTAAGATGATTGCTGATGCCATGGACAAAGTGGGCAAAGACGGTGTAATCACAGTGGAAGAAGCAAAAGGTACCGAAACCGAAGTGAGAACTGTAGAAGGTATGCAGTTTGACAGAGGTTACCTTTCTCCATACTTTGTGACCAACACAGAGAAAATGGAAGCTGAATTGGATAGACCTTATATCCTGATCTACGACAAGAAGATTTCTTCAATGAAGGAACTGCTTCCTATCCTTGAGCCAGTAGCTCAGTCCGGCAAACCATTACTGATCATCGCTGAAGATGTGGATGGTGAGGCGTTGGCTACCTTGGTAGTAAACAAAATCAGAGGTGCCTTGAAAGTAGCTGCTGTTAAAGCTCCTGGCTTCGGTGACAGAAGAAAAGCAATGTTGGAAGATATTGCCATTCTTACCGGTGGTACAGTAATCTCTGAAGAAAGAGGTTATAAATTGGAGAATGCTACTGTAGATTACTTAGGTACTGCAGAAAAAGTTAACATCGACAAAGACAATACCACCATTGTCAATGGTGCGGGTGAGTCCAGTCATATTCAGGCAAGAATTGCTGAAATCAAATCTCAAATTGAAAAAACAACCTCTGACTATGACAGAGAAAAGCTTCAGGAAAGATTGGCCAAATTGTCAGGCGGGGTAGCCATCCTGTACATAGGCGCAGCTACTGAAGTAGAAATGAAAGAGAAAAAAGATAGAGTAGATGATGCCCTACATGCTACCAGAGCTGCTGTACAAGAAGGTGTAGTAGTAGGTGGTGGTGTTGCTTTGGTAAGAGCATCTTCTGCCTTGGATAATCTCAAAGGTGACAACGATGACCAAGATACAGGTATCAATATCGTAAGACAGGCTATCGAGGCACCATTGAGAACTATTGTTGAAAACGCCGGAGGTGAAGGTTCTGTAGTGGTTAACAAAATCAAAGAAAACAAAGGGAACTTTGGTTACAATGCCCGTACAGACGTATACGAAGACTTATTTGAGGCCGGTGTAATCGACCCAACTAAAGTGACAAGATTGGCCTTGGAAAACGCAGCATCCATTGCAGCCCTTCTGTTGACTACCGAATGTGTGGTAGCTGACGTGAAAGAAGATACTCCAGCTATGCCACCTATGGGCGGCGGAGGAATGGGCGGAATGATGTAA
- a CDS encoding alkyl hydroperoxide reductase encodes MKLTLRLAAIYNLLWGAWVVLFPQQFFFLTGMDPINHPMVWQGMGMVIGVYGLGYWWASFDPLKHWPIVAVGFLGKIFGPIGFLYNYLMGNVPLSFAYTLISNDLIWWIPFFIILKNVHCQTKWALK; translated from the coding sequence ATGAAATTAACACTAAGGTTGGCAGCGATCTATAATTTGTTATGGGGTGCATGGGTGGTGCTTTTCCCTCAGCAATTCTTTTTCTTGACAGGCATGGACCCTATCAATCACCCCATGGTTTGGCAGGGCATGGGCATGGTCATAGGGGTTTATGGTTTGGGATATTGGTGGGCAAGTTTTGATCCACTAAAGCATTGGCCCATTGTTGCTGTTGGTTTCTTGGGGAAAATATTTGGACCAATTGGCTTTCTTTACAATTACCTTATGGGAAATGTACCCCTAAGTTTTGCTTATACCCTCATAAGCAATGATCTGATATGGTGGATTCCTTTTTTTATTATTTTAAAAAATGTTCATTGTCAGACCAAATGGGCACTAAAATGA
- a CDS encoding glutamate-5-semialdehyde dehydrogenase yields MIDFEIIFKAIKNAARKLNQVTEKQIQGTLDDLVILSKKAIPDILDANKEDLAKMDPKDPKYDRLLLTEERILAILKEVIQVKNLPSPLGLELEKRSLDNGLELRKITVPLGVLGIIYEARPNVTYDVFCLALKSGNALVLKGGSDADHSNRAIMKVIHESLEQNGIPTDAYKLLPPDRKAAQALMEAVGYVDVIIPRGSQGLIDFVRSNSKVPVIETGAGIVHTYFDETADLEKGKSIILNAKTRRPSVCNSLDCLIIHESRLDDSPLLVQPLLEKEVILFADNKAFNALPSHPLIQKASPEHFGTEFLSLKMAIRTVENLDQALDHIAKYSSHHSEAIISESPLNIERFLNEVDAAAVYANASTAFTDGNQFGLGAEIGISTQKLHARGPMALKELTSYKWVIKGNGQIRV; encoded by the coding sequence ATGATTGATTTTGAAATAATTTTTAAAGCAATAAAAAACGCTGCCAGGAAATTGAACCAAGTGACCGAAAAGCAAATCCAGGGCACTTTGGATGATTTGGTTATACTTAGTAAAAAAGCTATTCCTGATATATTGGATGCCAATAAGGAAGACCTTGCCAAAATGGATCCCAAAGATCCAAAATATGACAGGTTATTGTTGACAGAAGAGAGAATCCTTGCCATTTTGAAAGAGGTAATTCAGGTAAAAAACCTACCAAGTCCTTTGGGACTTGAATTGGAAAAAAGATCCCTTGATAATGGACTGGAACTTCGAAAAATCACTGTGCCACTTGGTGTTTTAGGTATTATTTATGAAGCCCGGCCTAACGTAACCTATGATGTATTTTGTCTTGCGCTAAAGTCCGGAAATGCCCTGGTCCTCAAAGGTGGTTCAGATGCAGATCACTCCAATAGGGCCATCATGAAAGTGATCCATGAGTCCTTGGAGCAAAATGGAATTCCCACCGATGCCTATAAGTTACTTCCACCTGACAGAAAAGCCGCACAGGCTTTAATGGAAGCTGTGGGATATGTAGATGTAATCATACCTAGAGGAAGTCAGGGATTGATTGATTTCGTCCGCTCTAACTCCAAAGTTCCGGTCATTGAAACAGGTGCAGGAATAGTACATACTTATTTTGATGAAACAGCAGATTTGGAAAAAGGAAAATCGATCATCCTCAATGCCAAGACCCGAAGACCAAGTGTATGCAATAGCTTGGATTGCTTGATTATCCACGAAAGCCGTTTGGATGATTCGCCCCTACTTGTCCAACCCCTGTTGGAAAAAGAGGTTATCCTATTTGCAGACAATAAAGCTTTCAATGCACTTCCCTCCCACCCTTTGATACAAAAAGCCTCACCTGAACACTTTGGAACTGAGTTCCTGTCCTTGAAAATGGCGATCCGAACAGTAGAAAACTTGGACCAAGCTTTGGATCACATTGCTAAATACAGCTCGCATCATAGTGAAGCTATCATTTCCGAGAGCCCATTGAATATCGAAAGGTTTTTGAATGAAGTGGATGCCGCTGCTGTTTATGCCAATGCATCAACGGCGTTTACAGATGGCAATCAATTTGGCTTAGGGGCAGAGATTGGAATCAGCACACAAAAATTACATGCCAGAGGTCCAATGGCCTTGAAAGAACTGACCTCTTATAAGTGGGTGATAAAGGGTAATGGCCAAATAAGGGTCTGA
- the lptE gene encoding LPS assembly lipoprotein LptE → MASIKNILTGILLIFTLWTLQACSVSYSFTGTNIDYNVIKTFSVENFFNDSGGGPANMEQTFTESLKDFYQRNTQLELVRNNGDLQFAGSITRYTITPQATVSTRDPNLPDRAGQMRLSITVEVEYTNTVKEEESLKRSFSFFEDYDPRTTSILQVESVLIERIFDSIIQDIFTATVANW, encoded by the coding sequence ATGGCATCGATTAAAAATATACTGACAGGCATTTTGCTGATCTTCACTTTGTGGACTTTGCAGGCATGTTCGGTAAGTTACAGTTTCACCGGTACCAATATTGATTATAATGTTATCAAGACTTTTTCTGTAGAGAATTTCTTCAATGATTCCGGAGGAGGACCAGCTAATATGGAGCAAACCTTCACTGAATCTTTGAAGGATTTTTACCAAAGAAATACCCAATTGGAATTGGTAAGGAATAACGGGGATCTTCAATTTGCCGGTTCGATCACCCGATATACCATTACTCCGCAAGCCACCGTAAGTACAAGAGACCCCAACCTTCCCGACAGAGCGGGACAAATGAGGTTAAGCATTACTGTGGAAGTAGAATATACCAATACGGTAAAAGAAGAGGAAAGCCTGAAAAGGAGCTTTTCTTTCTTCGAAGATTATGACCCAAGGACCACTTCTATTTTGCAGGTGGAAAGTGTTTTGATTGAGCGGATTTTCGATAGTATCATCCAGGATATTTTCACCGCCACAGTGGCCAATTGGTAA